One region of Eupeodes corollae chromosome 1, idEupCoro1.1, whole genome shotgun sequence genomic DNA includes:
- the LOC129954072 gene encoding solute carrier family 26 member 6 isoform X1, translating to MSDTKTKKPPPTFDLKHVRKFAVEHLKKIQQGGPSIGCTSSKSSLPSTSQSNNNNNNNNNYTTNSLQFSDVYELEMNTVAKDLSTESEALTKTFLDRKPKSKPKLNIQRDVLNQEAVIKQTRYTARDKSVLFGLRKYWSTWNFLSLFTGIIPIFQWLPKYSVKNDLMGDIIAGFTVAIMNIPHGMAYGILAGVTASNGLYMAIFPVLVYLFLGTSRHISIGTFAVISIMTYKVVQTHATEDHQPGGEGYTPLEVVTATAIMTGVVHFLMSLMRLGTLSSLLSDPLVNGFTTAAAVHVMTSQLKDVLGVSVPRHKGAFKIVYTFIDLAKSLPAANLASIKICACVIVFMLIMNEFLKPWVAKRTRFPIPAELMAVVGGTLISKSMQFKENYGVALLGNIPLGLPTFKTPPLELLPIVAVDSIAIAVVSYSIVMSMGLTFAKKHSYEVRPNQELFAMSVGNIFGGCFSCIPMACSLSRSVIQEQTGGKTQVASFVSAMLLLATVLWIGPFFSTLPKCVLSGVIMVALKPMFMQARELKNFAQQGKLELLTWVSTFICVVFVDIDIGLLVGICVSLMTLYVKGLKPYNSLLGTIAGIDGVYVDIGHHNNAVEIPETKIFRYTGSLNFATRNSFKKSVYEAIKVDCQKLRQVSLIAVEANGGDSSLLNSFRVLILDFSCLAHLDMAGCRTLSEIKKEMRLLGVRLFIASPADRVYDTIVHSMALGQGPFEVYATLNDAVAYANACRNT from the exons atgtcgGACACAAAAACTAAa AAACCCCCGCCGACATTCGATTTAAAACATGTACGCAAGTTTGCCGTTGAACAtctgaaaaaaattcaacaaggAGGACCCTCGATTGGTTGCACGTCCAGCAAATCATCATTGCCATCAACCAGCcaatccaacaacaacaacaacaacaacaacaactatacAACAAATTCGCTTCAATTTTCAGATGTATATGAACTGGAGATGAATACCGTGGCCAAAGACTTAAGCACTGA AAGTGAGGCTTTAACGAAAACTTTCCTAGACCGAAAACCCAAAAGCAAACCCAAATTGAACATACAACGAGATGTCCTTAACCAAGAAGCGGTTATCAAACAAACACGCTATACAGCCCGTGACAAGAGCGTGCTGTTTGGACTGCGTAAATATTGGAGTACCTGGAATTTCTTGAGTCTGTTCACTGGAATCATTCCGATATTCCAATGGTTGCCAAAATACTCGGTTAAAAATGATCTTATGGGGGACATAATCGCTGGCTTTACGGTAGCCATAATGAATATACCGCATGGCATGGCTTATGGGATTTTAGCAGGCGTCACTGCTAGCAATGGATTGTACATGGCCATATTTCCAGTATTAGTGTATTTGTTCCTAGGCACTTCGAGGCACATATCGATAGGAACGTTTGCCGTCATCAGTATCATGACATACAAAGTGGTGCAGACACACGCGACGGAGGACCATCAACCGGGCGGGGAGGGTTATACTCCATTGGAGGTCGTCACCGCAACAGCCATAATGACAGGAGTGGTTCAT TTCCTTATGTCACTCATGCGTTTGGGTACACTCTCTTCACTGCTAAGCGATCCTTTAGTCAATGGATTTACCACAGCGGCTGCAGTGCATGTTATGACCAGCCAGTTAAAAGATGTACTGGGAGTTTCAGTTCCTCGGCACAAGGGTGCCTTCAAGATCGTGTACACTTTCATCGATCTCGCCAAGTCCTTGCCAGCGGCAAATTTAGCATCCATCAAAATATGTGCTTGCGTGATAGTGTTCATGCTCATAATGAATGAGTTTCTAAAGCCTTGGGTGGCTAAACGCACTCGATTTCCTATCCCTGCCGAGCTGATGGCCGTTGTCGGAGGAACACTAATATCCAAGTCTATGCAGTTCAAAGAAAATTATGGAGTTGCTTTGCTCGGAAATATCCCCCTGGGACTGCCAACATTTAAAACCCCACCGTTGGAACTGTTGCCGATAGTAGCTGTCGATTCGATAGCCATAGCTGTTGTTAGTTATTCCATTGTTATGTCAATGGGATTGACCTTTGCCAAGAAGCATTCGTATGAGGTCCGACCTAATCAGGAGCTTTTTGCAATGAgtgttggaaatatttttggcGGATGCTTTTCGTGCATTCCAATGGCTTGTTCGCTATCGCGCTCTGTAATACAAGAACAAACAGGCGGTAAAACGCAGGTTGCATCATTTGTCTCGGCTATGCTTCTATTGGCAACAGTTCTATGGATTGGTCCTTTCTTTAGTACTCTGCCAAAG TGTGTCTTGTCAGGAGTTATTATGGTAGCACTCAAACCCATGTTCATGCAAGCACGGGAATTGAAAAACTTCGCACAGCAAGGGAAGCTGGAACTTCTCACATGGGTTTCTACTTTTATATGCGTGGTTTTCGTCGATATTGATATTGG GCTTCTTGTGGGAATTTGTGTATCCCTGATGACACTCTATGTAAAAGGCTTAAAGCCATACAATTCTCTTCTGGGAACTATTGCCGGCATAGATGGTGTCTACGTGGATATTGGCCATCACAATAATGCGGTGGAAATTCCCGAAACTAAAATCTTCCGTTACACAGGTTCTCTTAATTTTGCAACAAGAAACTCCTTCAAAAAATCTGTGTACGAAGCCATTAAGGTTGATTGTCAGAAACTTCGACAAGTTTCATTAATAGCGGTCGAGGCTAATGGTGGAGATAGCAGTTTGCTCAATTCATTCCGTGTCCTTATTTTGGACTTTTCATGTCTTGCCCATCTCGATATGGCTGGTTGTCGAACACTAAGtgaaattaagaaagaaatgcGTCTTCTCGGGGTCAGATTATTTATTGCCAGTCCAGCTGATCGAGTGTATGATACAATTGTACACAGTATGGCTCTAGGACAGGGTCCTTTCGAAGTTTATGCCACATTAAATGATGCTGTAGCCTATGCAAATGCATGTCGTAATACGTGA
- the LOC129954072 gene encoding solute carrier family 26 member 6 isoform X2 — MSVDLSTLNKSGHSINRSFYCQVFVIMEKNASNGRKPPPTFDLKHVRKFAVEHLKKIQQGGPSIGCTSSKSSLPSTSQSNNNNNNNNNYTTNSLQFSDVYELEMNTVAKDLSTESEALTKTFLDRKPKSKPKLNIQRDVLNQEAVIKQTRYTARDKSVLFGLRKYWSTWNFLSLFTGIIPIFQWLPKYSVKNDLMGDIIAGFTVAIMNIPHGMAYGILAGVTASNGLYMAIFPVLVYLFLGTSRHISIGTFAVISIMTYKVVQTHATEDHQPGGEGYTPLEVVTATAIMTGVVHFLMSLMRLGTLSSLLSDPLVNGFTTAAAVHVMTSQLKDVLGVSVPRHKGAFKIVYTFIDLAKSLPAANLASIKICACVIVFMLIMNEFLKPWVAKRTRFPIPAELMAVVGGTLISKSMQFKENYGVALLGNIPLGLPTFKTPPLELLPIVAVDSIAIAVVSYSIVMSMGLTFAKKHSYEVRPNQELFAMSVGNIFGGCFSCIPMACSLSRSVIQEQTGGKTQVASFVSAMLLLATVLWIGPFFSTLPKCVLSGVIMVALKPMFMQARELKNFAQQGKLELLTWVSTFICVVFVDIDIGLLVGICVSLMTLYVKGLKPYNSLLGTIAGIDGVYVDIGHHNNAVEIPETKIFRYTGSLNFATRNSFKKSVYEAIKVDCQKLRQVSLIAVEANGGDSSLLNSFRVLILDFSCLAHLDMAGCRTLSEIKKEMRLLGVRLFIASPADRVYDTIVHSMALGQGPFEVYATLNDAVAYANACRNT; from the exons ATGAGCGTTGATTTATCAACCCTAA ACAAGTCAGGACACTCTATTAACCGATCATTCTACTGTCAAGTATTCGTCATAATGGAAAAGAATGCAAGTAACGGAAGG AAACCCCCGCCGACATTCGATTTAAAACATGTACGCAAGTTTGCCGTTGAACAtctgaaaaaaattcaacaaggAGGACCCTCGATTGGTTGCACGTCCAGCAAATCATCATTGCCATCAACCAGCcaatccaacaacaacaacaacaacaacaacaactatacAACAAATTCGCTTCAATTTTCAGATGTATATGAACTGGAGATGAATACCGTGGCCAAAGACTTAAGCACTGA AAGTGAGGCTTTAACGAAAACTTTCCTAGACCGAAAACCCAAAAGCAAACCCAAATTGAACATACAACGAGATGTCCTTAACCAAGAAGCGGTTATCAAACAAACACGCTATACAGCCCGTGACAAGAGCGTGCTGTTTGGACTGCGTAAATATTGGAGTACCTGGAATTTCTTGAGTCTGTTCACTGGAATCATTCCGATATTCCAATGGTTGCCAAAATACTCGGTTAAAAATGATCTTATGGGGGACATAATCGCTGGCTTTACGGTAGCCATAATGAATATACCGCATGGCATGGCTTATGGGATTTTAGCAGGCGTCACTGCTAGCAATGGATTGTACATGGCCATATTTCCAGTATTAGTGTATTTGTTCCTAGGCACTTCGAGGCACATATCGATAGGAACGTTTGCCGTCATCAGTATCATGACATACAAAGTGGTGCAGACACACGCGACGGAGGACCATCAACCGGGCGGGGAGGGTTATACTCCATTGGAGGTCGTCACCGCAACAGCCATAATGACAGGAGTGGTTCAT TTCCTTATGTCACTCATGCGTTTGGGTACACTCTCTTCACTGCTAAGCGATCCTTTAGTCAATGGATTTACCACAGCGGCTGCAGTGCATGTTATGACCAGCCAGTTAAAAGATGTACTGGGAGTTTCAGTTCCTCGGCACAAGGGTGCCTTCAAGATCGTGTACACTTTCATCGATCTCGCCAAGTCCTTGCCAGCGGCAAATTTAGCATCCATCAAAATATGTGCTTGCGTGATAGTGTTCATGCTCATAATGAATGAGTTTCTAAAGCCTTGGGTGGCTAAACGCACTCGATTTCCTATCCCTGCCGAGCTGATGGCCGTTGTCGGAGGAACACTAATATCCAAGTCTATGCAGTTCAAAGAAAATTATGGAGTTGCTTTGCTCGGAAATATCCCCCTGGGACTGCCAACATTTAAAACCCCACCGTTGGAACTGTTGCCGATAGTAGCTGTCGATTCGATAGCCATAGCTGTTGTTAGTTATTCCATTGTTATGTCAATGGGATTGACCTTTGCCAAGAAGCATTCGTATGAGGTCCGACCTAATCAGGAGCTTTTTGCAATGAgtgttggaaatatttttggcGGATGCTTTTCGTGCATTCCAATGGCTTGTTCGCTATCGCGCTCTGTAATACAAGAACAAACAGGCGGTAAAACGCAGGTTGCATCATTTGTCTCGGCTATGCTTCTATTGGCAACAGTTCTATGGATTGGTCCTTTCTTTAGTACTCTGCCAAAG TGTGTCTTGTCAGGAGTTATTATGGTAGCACTCAAACCCATGTTCATGCAAGCACGGGAATTGAAAAACTTCGCACAGCAAGGGAAGCTGGAACTTCTCACATGGGTTTCTACTTTTATATGCGTGGTTTTCGTCGATATTGATATTGG GCTTCTTGTGGGAATTTGTGTATCCCTGATGACACTCTATGTAAAAGGCTTAAAGCCATACAATTCTCTTCTGGGAACTATTGCCGGCATAGATGGTGTCTACGTGGATATTGGCCATCACAATAATGCGGTGGAAATTCCCGAAACTAAAATCTTCCGTTACACAGGTTCTCTTAATTTTGCAACAAGAAACTCCTTCAAAAAATCTGTGTACGAAGCCATTAAGGTTGATTGTCAGAAACTTCGACAAGTTTCATTAATAGCGGTCGAGGCTAATGGTGGAGATAGCAGTTTGCTCAATTCATTCCGTGTCCTTATTTTGGACTTTTCATGTCTTGCCCATCTCGATATGGCTGGTTGTCGAACACTAAGtgaaattaagaaagaaatgcGTCTTCTCGGGGTCAGATTATTTATTGCCAGTCCAGCTGATCGAGTGTATGATACAATTGTACACAGTATGGCTCTAGGACAGGGTCCTTTCGAAGTTTATGCCACATTAAATGATGCTGTAGCCTATGCAAATGCATGTCGTAATACGTGA
- the LOC129954072 gene encoding solute carrier family 26 member 6 isoform X3: protein MNTVAKDLSTESEALTKTFLDRKPKSKPKLNIQRDVLNQEAVIKQTRYTARDKSVLFGLRKYWSTWNFLSLFTGIIPIFQWLPKYSVKNDLMGDIIAGFTVAIMNIPHGMAYGILAGVTASNGLYMAIFPVLVYLFLGTSRHISIGTFAVISIMTYKVVQTHATEDHQPGGEGYTPLEVVTATAIMTGVVHFLMSLMRLGTLSSLLSDPLVNGFTTAAAVHVMTSQLKDVLGVSVPRHKGAFKIVYTFIDLAKSLPAANLASIKICACVIVFMLIMNEFLKPWVAKRTRFPIPAELMAVVGGTLISKSMQFKENYGVALLGNIPLGLPTFKTPPLELLPIVAVDSIAIAVVSYSIVMSMGLTFAKKHSYEVRPNQELFAMSVGNIFGGCFSCIPMACSLSRSVIQEQTGGKTQVASFVSAMLLLATVLWIGPFFSTLPKCVLSGVIMVALKPMFMQARELKNFAQQGKLELLTWVSTFICVVFVDIDIGLLVGICVSLMTLYVKGLKPYNSLLGTIAGIDGVYVDIGHHNNAVEIPETKIFRYTGSLNFATRNSFKKSVYEAIKVDCQKLRQVSLIAVEANGGDSSLLNSFRVLILDFSCLAHLDMAGCRTLSEIKKEMRLLGVRLFIASPADRVYDTIVHSMALGQGPFEVYATLNDAVAYANACRNT from the exons ATGAATACCGTGGCCAAAGACTTAAGCACTGA AAGTGAGGCTTTAACGAAAACTTTCCTAGACCGAAAACCCAAAAGCAAACCCAAATTGAACATACAACGAGATGTCCTTAACCAAGAAGCGGTTATCAAACAAACACGCTATACAGCCCGTGACAAGAGCGTGCTGTTTGGACTGCGTAAATATTGGAGTACCTGGAATTTCTTGAGTCTGTTCACTGGAATCATTCCGATATTCCAATGGTTGCCAAAATACTCGGTTAAAAATGATCTTATGGGGGACATAATCGCTGGCTTTACGGTAGCCATAATGAATATACCGCATGGCATGGCTTATGGGATTTTAGCAGGCGTCACTGCTAGCAATGGATTGTACATGGCCATATTTCCAGTATTAGTGTATTTGTTCCTAGGCACTTCGAGGCACATATCGATAGGAACGTTTGCCGTCATCAGTATCATGACATACAAAGTGGTGCAGACACACGCGACGGAGGACCATCAACCGGGCGGGGAGGGTTATACTCCATTGGAGGTCGTCACCGCAACAGCCATAATGACAGGAGTGGTTCAT TTCCTTATGTCACTCATGCGTTTGGGTACACTCTCTTCACTGCTAAGCGATCCTTTAGTCAATGGATTTACCACAGCGGCTGCAGTGCATGTTATGACCAGCCAGTTAAAAGATGTACTGGGAGTTTCAGTTCCTCGGCACAAGGGTGCCTTCAAGATCGTGTACACTTTCATCGATCTCGCCAAGTCCTTGCCAGCGGCAAATTTAGCATCCATCAAAATATGTGCTTGCGTGATAGTGTTCATGCTCATAATGAATGAGTTTCTAAAGCCTTGGGTGGCTAAACGCACTCGATTTCCTATCCCTGCCGAGCTGATGGCCGTTGTCGGAGGAACACTAATATCCAAGTCTATGCAGTTCAAAGAAAATTATGGAGTTGCTTTGCTCGGAAATATCCCCCTGGGACTGCCAACATTTAAAACCCCACCGTTGGAACTGTTGCCGATAGTAGCTGTCGATTCGATAGCCATAGCTGTTGTTAGTTATTCCATTGTTATGTCAATGGGATTGACCTTTGCCAAGAAGCATTCGTATGAGGTCCGACCTAATCAGGAGCTTTTTGCAATGAgtgttggaaatatttttggcGGATGCTTTTCGTGCATTCCAATGGCTTGTTCGCTATCGCGCTCTGTAATACAAGAACAAACAGGCGGTAAAACGCAGGTTGCATCATTTGTCTCGGCTATGCTTCTATTGGCAACAGTTCTATGGATTGGTCCTTTCTTTAGTACTCTGCCAAAG TGTGTCTTGTCAGGAGTTATTATGGTAGCACTCAAACCCATGTTCATGCAAGCACGGGAATTGAAAAACTTCGCACAGCAAGGGAAGCTGGAACTTCTCACATGGGTTTCTACTTTTATATGCGTGGTTTTCGTCGATATTGATATTGG GCTTCTTGTGGGAATTTGTGTATCCCTGATGACACTCTATGTAAAAGGCTTAAAGCCATACAATTCTCTTCTGGGAACTATTGCCGGCATAGATGGTGTCTACGTGGATATTGGCCATCACAATAATGCGGTGGAAATTCCCGAAACTAAAATCTTCCGTTACACAGGTTCTCTTAATTTTGCAACAAGAAACTCCTTCAAAAAATCTGTGTACGAAGCCATTAAGGTTGATTGTCAGAAACTTCGACAAGTTTCATTAATAGCGGTCGAGGCTAATGGTGGAGATAGCAGTTTGCTCAATTCATTCCGTGTCCTTATTTTGGACTTTTCATGTCTTGCCCATCTCGATATGGCTGGTTGTCGAACACTAAGtgaaattaagaaagaaatgcGTCTTCTCGGGGTCAGATTATTTATTGCCAGTCCAGCTGATCGAGTGTATGATACAATTGTACACAGTATGGCTCTAGGACAGGGTCCTTTCGAAGTTTATGCCACATTAAATGATGCTGTAGCCTATGCAAATGCATGTCGTAATACGTGA